One Helianthus annuus cultivar XRQ/B chromosome 12, HanXRQr2.0-SUNRISE, whole genome shotgun sequence genomic region harbors:
- the LOC110894173 gene encoding protein TIFY 10A translates to MPVAKNCYCGTCKEKSSFTMTYNRLSSLLKEKASLRDIRINTTSPVTERNKTTVDLLSKIESPVQMSEKTEKSINHLPQYVTVDSFCKPDDSSNRVVSGEVVEPKTAQMTIIYRGQVLVFDSISADKARDIMLAAAASSSSFDNQIMNRIPLASTSNSASEGFGSRYRMLPGLQINGSDLPIARRSSLHKFLSKRRDRANERAPYRLPNRLMAAPSSNHKFDLNL, encoded by the coding sequence ATGCCGGTCGCTAAAAACTGTTACTGCGGCACGTGTAAAGAGAAGTCTAGTTTTACGATGACTTATAACCGATTGAGTTCCCTTCTGAAAGAGAAAGCCAGTCTAAGAGATATCCGAATCAATACAACTTCGCCTGTGACAGAGAGGAACAAGACGACTGTTGATTTGTTAAGCAAAATAGAAAGTCCGGTCCAGATGTCGGAGAAAACCGAAAAATCTATAAATCATCTTCCTCAATACGTTACCGTAGATTCGTTCTGTAAGCCAGATGATTCGTCAAACAGAGTTGTTTCGGGTGAAGTGGTTGAACCGAAGACGGCACAAATGACTATTATATACAGAGGACAAGTATTGGTGTTTGATTCTATATCTGCTGATAAAGCCAGAGATATCATGTTAGCAGCTgctgcttcttcttcttcttttgataatCAGATCATGAATCGGATCCCATTGGCCTCGACTTCAAATTCTGCTTCTGAAGGTTTTGGATCGCGATACCGGATGCTTCCAGGACTACAAATAAACGGATCGGATTTGCCGATAGCGAGACGTTCGTCGCTTCACAAGTTCTTATCGAAGAGGAGGGACAGAGCTAACGAACGAGCTCCTTATCGGTTGCCGAATCGGTTAATGGCAGCTCCGTCTTCGAATCATAAGTTTGATCTGAATTTGTAG